From a single Granulicella aggregans genomic region:
- a CDS encoding coiled-coil domain-containing protein: protein MSHYRKTAIVRLVLPSGDSGQSLPLTTDRAYGVFVTIEGKDSPAGYFRSPINDDQWREFRNKLSSCNTVRPSVNDPAADDLAFRNAMFIQDLGTALFTALSGLNKEMAAFLAAGSESGAVARRLVIQTQRTELHLLPWGAICDGDGKLLASHDLSIVQSWDDFSDSQTMTKSRLTLTRVEGIGTSGATANALTQLLTQSGVVDILNTKSGGSDTGDGVSTTAGPDILHVEAHGDDVTHQVGGVSSTRFAQLYGQPRMAMLWSCFSGAANSWGDSPALWLHRDGAAMVLSFQAELHVLDAASLTQSFYSEVFGPAASRDPETALVHARCAKFNEGFQNACWASMTVYLRSPLDLSALPLNGPRVPQSQWSSAPAPSSEVGPAQPAAGSISYGPPPPMTGGYGDSAPQAASSYGSALNAVASASSAADVSGDDSEETSDDAGSPDSASSSSDDSPPTDGDVASASTPTTGDADAEIDEWAAVEHEVCKMQPGSWKLTDAPVALAEPNAKLPIDVFGGWRGNVIRLDGGENPVTRDILSELDLLRAAPLNANAAEKLVWFFKRISNFGSPLIVWTNCQRRHMEFLKVVVPSPSLTFLLLLGPAPEETIPGLVDENRLDEARELSAKLPADTPGAKVSDETLSAAYYAGVRGAQPGIAKEYLQRIDSFQEWLLLMGNLYSRDDSNTLSIPDLLATGSRFLTGDCAETRREEFELLRKPEDFYRLAMNQPVAASSPREEARAKHELGYLLQEQGQPSTAEAFYRLALANLESCDDSSDGTRHDSRWYFALSAVLRDLADLLSERKSRVRDATELMKRAMAIQAFRGMRLQLAYSETTAARISLTEGEHTKAIDHALRAANRMEECVNWTGWGKALGILFDSLAETRETARMISLANIANEKIRASNLSTENIARLERTFKFAKAKAHWIAGELTEARDELEDIHRESDQDEKGAMDREIDRLLTFLRVTRKTSEPPPDPQRPAHTRKSH, encoded by the coding sequence ATGTCGCATTACCGCAAGACCGCAATTGTCCGGCTGGTGTTGCCCAGCGGAGATTCGGGGCAGAGCCTGCCGCTGACCACTGACCGGGCGTATGGCGTGTTCGTGACGATCGAGGGCAAGGACTCACCGGCAGGCTACTTCCGTTCGCCGATCAACGACGACCAGTGGCGGGAGTTCCGCAACAAGCTGAGCAGCTGCAACACGGTGCGGCCCAGCGTGAACGATCCGGCAGCGGATGACCTTGCGTTTCGCAATGCGATGTTCATCCAGGACCTGGGGACAGCGCTGTTCACGGCGCTCTCCGGGCTGAACAAAGAGATGGCCGCGTTTCTTGCCGCGGGCTCCGAGAGCGGCGCGGTGGCGCGGCGGCTGGTGATTCAAACCCAACGGACGGAACTTCACCTGCTGCCCTGGGGCGCGATTTGCGATGGTGATGGCAAGCTGCTGGCGTCGCACGACCTGTCGATCGTGCAGTCATGGGACGACTTCTCCGACTCGCAGACGATGACGAAGTCGCGGCTTACGCTGACCCGGGTCGAGGGGATCGGCACGTCGGGCGCGACCGCCAACGCCTTGACGCAGCTTCTGACGCAATCGGGTGTCGTCGATATTTTGAACACGAAGTCAGGCGGGAGCGATACAGGCGATGGAGTTTCCACGACCGCGGGCCCGGATATTCTGCACGTCGAGGCCCACGGCGATGATGTGACCCACCAGGTAGGCGGAGTGAGCTCGACGCGCTTTGCGCAGCTGTATGGGCAGCCCCGGATGGCGATGCTGTGGAGCTGTTTTTCCGGAGCAGCGAACTCCTGGGGCGACTCTCCCGCGCTCTGGCTGCACCGCGACGGAGCGGCGATGGTGCTCTCGTTTCAAGCGGAGCTGCATGTGCTCGATGCGGCGAGCCTTACCCAGAGCTTCTACAGCGAGGTATTCGGCCCGGCGGCGAGCCGCGACCCCGAGACGGCACTGGTCCATGCGCGCTGCGCCAAGTTCAATGAGGGGTTTCAGAACGCCTGCTGGGCGTCCATGACGGTGTATCTGCGCAGCCCGCTCGACCTGAGCGCGCTGCCGTTGAATGGGCCACGGGTGCCGCAGTCGCAGTGGAGCTCTGCCCCGGCCCCGAGTTCGGAGGTAGGTCCTGCGCAGCCGGCAGCCGGCTCCATCTCCTATGGGCCACCACCTCCCATGACGGGCGGATACGGCGATTCGGCACCGCAGGCAGCAAGCTCGTACGGCTCGGCGCTGAACGCGGTCGCCTCCGCAAGCTCCGCTGCCGATGTTTCAGGAGACGATTCCGAGGAGACCAGCGATGACGCTGGTTCGCCGGACAGTGCAAGCTCTTCCAGCGATGACTCCCCTCCCACGGATGGAGACGTCGCTTCTGCCTCAACACCGACAACGGGCGACGCGGACGCGGAGATTGACGAGTGGGCAGCCGTGGAGCACGAGGTCTGCAAGATGCAGCCGGGTTCCTGGAAGCTGACGGACGCGCCGGTGGCGCTGGCTGAGCCTAACGCAAAGCTCCCTATCGATGTCTTCGGAGGATGGCGCGGCAACGTGATCCGCCTGGATGGCGGAGAGAATCCCGTCACCCGCGATATTCTCTCCGAACTCGATCTGTTGAGGGCCGCTCCGCTGAACGCCAACGCGGCGGAGAAGCTGGTGTGGTTCTTCAAACGGATAAGCAACTTCGGTTCTCCGCTGATCGTCTGGACGAACTGCCAGCGACGGCACATGGAGTTCCTGAAGGTCGTGGTGCCAAGCCCTTCGCTGACCTTTTTGTTACTTCTGGGGCCGGCCCCGGAAGAGACGATTCCCGGACTGGTCGATGAAAACCGGCTGGACGAAGCGCGTGAACTGAGCGCGAAACTGCCTGCCGATACGCCGGGCGCGAAGGTCTCCGACGAGACTCTTTCCGCCGCCTACTATGCCGGGGTGCGCGGTGCCCAGCCTGGGATTGCGAAGGAGTACCTGCAGCGGATCGACAGCTTCCAGGAGTGGCTGCTGTTGATGGGAAACCTTTACAGTCGCGACGATTCCAACACTCTCAGCATCCCCGACCTGCTGGCAACCGGCAGCCGGTTTCTGACCGGCGACTGCGCGGAGACGCGGCGGGAGGAGTTCGAGCTGCTTCGCAAACCGGAGGACTTTTATCGACTGGCGATGAACCAGCCGGTGGCAGCCAGCTCGCCCAGAGAGGAAGCGCGGGCGAAGCATGAGCTTGGCTATCTTCTGCAGGAGCAGGGCCAGCCGAGCACGGCCGAGGCGTTTTACCGGCTGGCTCTTGCCAATCTGGAGTCCTGCGACGACTCGAGCGACGGCACCCGGCATGACTCGCGCTGGTACTTTGCGCTTTCGGCAGTGCTGCGCGACCTGGCCGATCTGCTCTCCGAGAGGAAGAGCCGGGTGAGGGATGCGACAGAGTTGATGAAGCGCGCGATGGCCATCCAGGCATTCCGCGGGATGCGGCTTCAGCTTGCGTACTCCGAGACGACCGCGGCGCGGATCTCGTTGACGGAGGGCGAACATACCAAGGCGATCGACCACGCGCTGCGGGCCGCGAACCGGATGGAAGAGTGTGTCAACTGGACCGGCTGGGGGAAGGCGCTGGGCATCCTCTTCGACTCGCTGGCTGAGACACGCGAGACGGCGCGGATGATCAGCCTGGCAAACATCGCAAACGAGAAGATCCGGGCGTCGAACCTGAGTACGGAGAACATCGCGAGGCTGGAGAGGACGTTCAAGTTCGCCAAGGCGAAGGCTCACTGGATCGCCGGTGAACTGACGGAGGCGCGCGACGAACTTGAGGACATTCATAGAGAGTCTGACCAGGACGAGAAAGGTGCGATGGACCGCGAGATCGACCGCCTGCTGACCTTCTTACGCGTAACCCGGAAGACATCTGAACCACCGCCGGACCCGCAGCGTCCAGCGCATACGAGGAAGTCGCATTGA
- a CDS encoding DUF1003 domain-containing protein: protein MPCLPQELKDIPLFSLLDEDELAILAAQVEVKKFAARQRIYKIGDIGKNAFVVMSGNVHVSTVDSDHQEVLLHQVGHGEFFGFASMLEETPHQTNAMAMTEVECVEIDRNDISVLLQKKPMAGMDLLTVIGRQFHATQELVRLRASRNANELIDEEETFGERIADKVAQFGGSWTFIITFGVVLSAYTAINVYLRGKAWDPYPFILLNLFLSMLAAIQAPVIMMSQNRQDSKDRVRSELDYEVNLRAETEIQAVSSRLHLLTDKIGDLDDLIRSVKKEGEQK from the coding sequence ATGCCCTGCCTTCCGCAAGAATTGAAAGATATTCCGCTCTTTTCCCTGCTCGATGAAGACGAACTTGCCATCCTTGCGGCGCAGGTCGAGGTGAAGAAGTTTGCGGCCCGGCAGCGCATCTACAAGATCGGCGATATCGGCAAGAACGCTTTTGTGGTGATGTCAGGGAACGTCCACGTGAGTACGGTCGACAGCGACCACCAGGAAGTTCTACTGCACCAGGTTGGACATGGTGAGTTCTTCGGGTTTGCGTCGATGCTTGAGGAGACGCCGCACCAAACGAATGCCATGGCGATGACCGAAGTCGAGTGCGTCGAGATCGATCGCAACGACATCTCAGTGCTGCTGCAGAAGAAGCCGATGGCGGGGATGGACCTGCTTACCGTGATCGGACGGCAGTTCCACGCGACCCAGGAGCTGGTGCGACTGCGCGCGAGCCGGAATGCGAACGAGTTGATCGACGAGGAGGAGACCTTCGGCGAGCGGATCGCGGACAAGGTGGCGCAGTTCGGCGGATCGTGGACCTTCATCATCACCTTCGGCGTCGTCCTGAGCGCCTACACAGCGATCAATGTGTACCTCAGGGGCAAGGCGTGGGACCCGTATCCGTTCATCCTGCTGAACCTCTTCCTGTCGATGCTCGCCGCGATCCAGGCTCCAGTGATCATGATGAGCCAAAACCGGCAGGACTCTAAGGACCGTGTTCGCAGCGAGCTGGATTACGAGGTGAACCTGCGGGCGGAGACGGAGATCCAGGCGGTGTCGAGCCGGCTGCACCTGCTGACGGATAAGATCGGCGACCTCGATGATCTTATCCGCTCCGTCAAGAAGGAAGGCGAGCAGAAGTAG
- a CDS encoding efflux transporter outer membrane subunit, with product MQNNFHESNANMTLSLRPAATVFSVALLCLISGCRVGPKYNVPPTAAQTAPPAYRELPGATNPAPAVIKADINSTNPQVVPAPAYDTWKVAEPQDAMLRGKWWEIYNDPELNALEDRLNIDNQNIKQYFENFMVARALIAEARSQLYPTLGTAPAYTRTRSSSNLTNSSTTTGTGAGTGTSTGTGTGTTGSTVTTTTGRESSLGSLPLSLTWEPDLWGKIRNQIRSDQYSAQVSAADLENERLTEQASLAQYFFELRGQDALAKLYADTVAADQNALDIAQSRAETGVDNQISVVEAQNTLQNAQATAIGIGTARAQYEHAIAVLIGANPSSFTIPVKPSIVPPPAVPVGVPSQLLERRPDIAAAERTMASSNAQIGVATAAYYPSLTLSATGGFESSSFKHLFDISSRFWSIGPSVSETIYDGGLRRATVNQYIGTYNANVATYRQTVLTAFQQVEDALSNLRIGSNQIAQQMQAQVTAEQYVQLALDRYKLGLDPYSNVVIAQTTLLTDQQTVTQLQIQQMTYSVNLIQALGGGWDRTQLPTPAQVSQKLTKPDTTIQQ from the coding sequence ATGCAGAATAACTTCCACGAATCGAATGCAAATATGACCCTCTCTCTTCGTCCCGCCGCAACCGTATTCTCCGTCGCTCTGCTTTGTTTGATCTCCGGCTGCCGTGTCGGGCCTAAGTACAACGTTCCGCCCACCGCTGCGCAGACCGCACCACCCGCTTATCGCGAGCTTCCGGGCGCAACCAATCCCGCTCCTGCCGTCATCAAGGCCGACATCAACTCCACCAACCCGCAGGTCGTTCCCGCGCCCGCCTACGATACTTGGAAGGTCGCTGAACCGCAGGACGCGATGCTTCGCGGCAAGTGGTGGGAGATCTACAACGATCCCGAGTTGAACGCGCTCGAAGACCGCCTTAACATCGACAACCAGAACATCAAGCAGTACTTCGAAAACTTCATGGTCGCCCGCGCCCTCATCGCGGAGGCGCGTTCGCAACTCTACCCCACACTGGGCACCGCGCCCGCCTATACCCGCACCCGGTCATCCTCGAACTTGACGAACTCCTCCACTACAACCGGAACAGGAGCGGGCACCGGGACAAGCACTGGCACGGGAACAGGAACCACCGGCTCAACCGTCACCACCACGACCGGACGCGAGAGTTCTCTCGGCAGTCTGCCTCTCTCTCTCACCTGGGAGCCTGATCTCTGGGGCAAGATCCGTAACCAGATCCGCAGCGACCAGTACAGCGCCCAGGTCTCCGCCGCTGACCTCGAAAACGAACGTCTCACTGAGCAGGCATCGCTTGCCCAATATTTCTTCGAACTACGCGGGCAGGACGCCCTGGCGAAGCTCTATGCCGACACCGTCGCCGCCGACCAGAACGCGCTTGACATCGCGCAAAGCCGCGCCGAGACCGGAGTCGACAACCAGATCTCCGTCGTCGAAGCACAGAACACGCTCCAGAACGCGCAAGCCACGGCCATCGGCATCGGCACAGCCCGAGCCCAGTACGAACACGCCATCGCAGTCCTGATCGGCGCGAATCCGTCGAGCTTCACCATCCCAGTCAAGCCCTCCATCGTGCCCCCGCCAGCCGTCCCCGTCGGCGTGCCGTCGCAGTTGCTGGAACGCCGCCCGGACATCGCCGCCGCCGAGCGCACCATGGCCTCGTCGAACGCGCAGATCGGCGTCGCCACCGCGGCCTACTATCCCTCGCTCACTCTCAGCGCGACCGGCGGCTTTGAGAGCTCCAGCTTCAAGCATCTCTTCGACATCTCCAGCCGCTTCTGGTCCATCGGGCCTAGCGTCTCCGAGACGATCTACGACGGCGGCCTCCGCCGCGCCACGGTCAACCAGTACATCGGCACCTATAACGCGAACGTCGCGACCTATCGCCAGACCGTGCTCACAGCCTTCCAGCAGGTCGAAGATGCGCTCTCGAACCTGCGCATCGGCTCGAACCAGATCGCCCAGCAGATGCAGGCGCAGGTCACGGCCGAGCAGTACGTCCAGCTCGCGCTTGACCGCTACAAACTCGGCCTCGATCCCTACTCGAACGTGGTCATCGCACAGACCACCCTGCTCACCGATCAGCAGACCGTGACCCAGTTGCAGATCCAGCAGATGACTTACTCGGTCAACCTCATCCAGGCCCTTGGCGGAGGGTGGGACCGCACTCAGCTCCCAACCCCCGCGCAGGTAAGCCAGAAACTCACCAAGCCCGACACGACGATTCAGCAGTAG
- a CDS encoding efflux RND transporter permease subunit, translating into MNISEPFVRRPVATTLLTIAVAIAGAIAFNFLPVAPLPQVDFPTINVNAGLPGASAEIMASSVATPLERQLGHIAGVTEMTSSSGLGSTNITIQFDLSRDIDGAARDVEAAISAARAYLPANLPGNPTYRKVNPADSPIMILALTSDKYGPDKVYDEASTVIVQKLSQIQGVGQVSAGGGTLPSVRVEVNPNKLASYGLALSNIQSVLSLQNSNLAKGQITDGQTTMDILANDQISHAEEYKPIVVGYSNGAAIRLEDVADVIDSVQNTRTAGYFDGKRAVVMPILRQPGANIIDTVERIYAALPALKASIPNGIEMDVMMDRTTTIRASVFDVEKTLVISILLVILVVFLFLRNGRATLIPAVAVPVSLIGTFAVMYLLGFSLDNLSLMALTISTGFVVDDAIVVMENITRHLEDGMSPMQATLKGAQEIGFTVLSISISLIAVFIPLLLMGGIVGRLFREFAVTLSTAILVSMVISLTTTPMMCAYLLKDEKHVSHGRLYRLSEGFFDWILSIYRRSLHWVLENPILILTVWMLTVAFNVVLVKKSPTGFFPQQDNGLIFGGIQGPQDSSFPATRDSLLQIIDTIRKDPAVKHAIGFTGGGGPTNTGFIFASLKPIGKGPGTRQITSSEVIGRIRPNLNRLPVASSFMQAGQDIRIGGRSGNAQYQYTIQAENVSDLNVWAPKIQAEMKKLPGFADINSDQQNGGLQELVTYDRSTAARLGLTAQSLDSGLYSAFGQSEVSLIYTQLNQYYVVMEVAPEYLESPEGLKNIYFHGGTSSSKTATGNTPLYSLAKSKSGTTPLSINHTGLFPSVTVSFNLNPGVSLSQATEEIAEMKIKIGTPTSVHGVFAGTALAYQQSLSTEGILIVTALLAVFIVLGILYESLVHPITIISTIPSASVGAMLALLIFKIDLNVISIIGIVLLIGIVKKNAIMMIDFALQAERDGLSTEDSIFQACMLRFRPILMTTMAALFGALPLAFGTGTGSELRRPLGITIVGGLIVSQLLTLYTTPVIYLELDRLRLWVGKRFHRKDTSLAGGQLANHAE; encoded by the coding sequence ATGAATATCTCCGAGCCCTTCGTCCGTCGGCCGGTAGCGACCACGCTGCTTACGATCGCAGTAGCCATCGCCGGGGCGATTGCCTTCAACTTCCTCCCGGTCGCTCCGCTGCCGCAGGTCGACTTTCCAACCATCAACGTGAACGCCGGCCTGCCCGGAGCCAGCGCGGAGATCATGGCGTCCTCGGTCGCCACGCCGCTCGAACGCCAGCTCGGACATATCGCCGGCGTCACCGAGATGACCTCCTCGAGCGGTCTCGGATCTACAAACATCACCATCCAGTTCGACCTCTCGCGCGACATCGACGGCGCAGCCCGTGACGTTGAAGCTGCCATCAGCGCGGCGCGCGCCTATCTGCCGGCTAACCTTCCCGGCAACCCCACCTATCGCAAGGTCAATCCCGCCGATTCGCCCATCATGATCCTCGCGTTGACCTCCGACAAGTACGGTCCGGACAAGGTCTACGACGAAGCGTCGACGGTCATCGTGCAGAAGCTCTCGCAGATCCAGGGTGTGGGCCAGGTCAGCGCCGGCGGCGGAACGCTGCCCTCCGTCCGCGTCGAGGTCAATCCCAACAAGCTCGCGAGCTATGGTCTGGCACTGTCGAACATCCAGTCCGTCCTCAGTCTCCAAAACTCCAACCTCGCCAAGGGCCAGATCACCGATGGCCAGACGACGATGGACATCCTCGCCAACGACCAGATCTCGCATGCTGAAGAATATAAGCCGATCGTCGTCGGCTATAGCAACGGCGCTGCCATCCGTCTTGAAGATGTCGCCGACGTCATCGACTCTGTCCAGAACACCCGCACCGCCGGATACTTCGATGGCAAGCGCGCTGTGGTGATGCCCATCCTGCGCCAGCCCGGCGCAAACATCATCGACACCGTTGAGCGCATCTACGCCGCTCTTCCCGCGCTCAAGGCCTCCATCCCCAATGGCATTGAGATGGATGTCATGATGGACCGCACCACCACCATCAGGGCGTCGGTCTTCGACGTTGAAAAGACCCTCGTCATCTCGATCCTGCTGGTCATCCTCGTGGTGTTCCTGTTCCTTCGCAACGGTCGCGCTACATTGATTCCCGCTGTAGCCGTCCCGGTCTCGCTCATCGGCACCTTCGCGGTGATGTACCTGCTCGGCTTCTCGCTCGACAATCTCTCGCTGATGGCCCTCACCATCTCCACCGGCTTTGTGGTCGATGACGCCATTGTCGTCATGGAGAACATCACCCGACACCTCGAAGACGGCATGTCGCCCATGCAGGCCACCTTGAAGGGCGCGCAGGAGATCGGCTTCACCGTCCTCTCCATCAGCATCTCGCTCATCGCTGTCTTCATCCCTCTGCTGCTGATGGGCGGCATCGTCGGACGCCTCTTCCGCGAGTTCGCAGTCACGCTATCGACCGCCATCCTCGTCTCGATGGTCATCTCGCTCACCACTACACCGATGATGTGCGCGTACCTGCTCAAAGACGAGAAGCACGTCTCGCACGGCCGCCTCTACAGGCTCAGCGAGGGGTTCTTCGACTGGATACTCTCCATCTATCGCCGCAGCCTGCATTGGGTCCTTGAGAACCCAATCCTCATTCTCACGGTGTGGATGCTCACGGTCGCATTCAACGTCGTCCTCGTAAAGAAGTCGCCAACCGGCTTCTTTCCGCAGCAGGATAACGGCCTCATCTTCGGCGGTATCCAGGGCCCGCAGGACTCCTCATTTCCCGCCACGCGCGACTCCCTTCTTCAAATCATCGATACGATTCGCAAAGATCCCGCTGTGAAACACGCCATCGGCTTCACGGGTGGTGGCGGCCCTACCAATACCGGCTTTATCTTCGCGTCGCTCAAGCCCATCGGAAAGGGCCCGGGCACGCGTCAGATCACGTCCTCCGAGGTCATTGGCCGGATCCGTCCTAACCTCAATCGACTCCCCGTCGCGTCTTCGTTCATGCAGGCTGGCCAGGATATCCGCATCGGTGGTCGTAGCGGAAACGCCCAGTACCAGTACACCATTCAGGCGGAGAACGTCTCCGATCTTAATGTCTGGGCCCCGAAGATCCAGGCCGAGATGAAGAAGCTCCCCGGCTTCGCGGACATCAACTCCGACCAGCAGAATGGCGGTCTGCAGGAGCTCGTCACCTATGACCGCTCCACAGCGGCCCGTCTCGGCCTGACCGCGCAGTCGCTCGACTCCGGCCTCTACTCTGCCTTCGGCCAGTCTGAGGTCTCGCTCATCTACACTCAGCTCAATCAGTATTACGTCGTCATGGAAGTCGCGCCTGAGTACCTGGAGAGCCCCGAGGGTCTCAAGAACATTTACTTTCATGGTGGTACCAGCTCCAGCAAGACTGCGACAGGAAACACGCCGCTCTACTCTCTAGCAAAGTCGAAGTCTGGCACCACGCCGCTCAGTATCAACCACACCGGCCTCTTCCCCTCAGTGACGGTGTCGTTTAACCTCAATCCAGGCGTCTCCCTGTCGCAGGCCACCGAAGAGATCGCCGAGATGAAGATAAAGATTGGTACACCGACCAGCGTCCATGGCGTCTTCGCGGGTACGGCCCTCGCCTACCAGCAGTCCCTCAGTACCGAAGGAATTCTGATCGTCACCGCTCTGCTGGCGGTTTTTATCGTGCTTGGCATTCTCTACGAGAGCCTCGTGCATCCCATCACCATCATCTCGACGATCCCCTCGGCCAGCGTCGGCGCGATGCTGGCACTTCTGATCTTTAAGATCGACCTCAACGTCATCTCCATCATCGGCATCGTTCTCCTCATCGGCATCGTGAAGAAGAACGCCATCATGATGATCGACTTCGCGCTGCAGGCCGAACGCGACGGTCTTAGCACGGAAGACTCGATCTTCCAGGCCTGCATGCTGCGCTTCCGCCCCATTCTGATGACCACGATGGCCGCGCTCTTCGGCGCTCTTCCATTGGCCTTCGGCACCGGCACCGGCTCGGAGCTGCGCCGCCCGCTCGGCATCACCATCGTCGGAGGATTGATCGTCAGCCAGTTGCTCACGCTCTACACCACGCCTGTTATCTATCTGGAACTCGATCGCCTTCGCCTCTGGGTAGGAAAGCGCTTCCACCGCAAGGACACATCCCTCGCAGGAGGTCAGCTTGCGAACCATGCAGAATAA